The following are encoded in a window of Verrucomicrobiales bacterium genomic DNA:
- a CDS encoding NAD(P)H-dependent oxidoreductase subunit E: MTFSVPPALEAELDELITHYPQKRSASLMFLHALQEHFGFISKDAVEWTAQKLGLQPINVWELVTFYPMFRQEPAGKHQLKVCRTLSCALGGSHQLYHHFCTKFGLDPKKHGLQTTADGKFSVEFVECLASCGTAPVMMCNEQFYEGVTTEKADSIVAQCS; the protein is encoded by the coding sequence ATGACTTTTTCCGTCCCACCTGCATTGGAAGCCGAGCTGGACGAGCTCATCACGCACTATCCGCAGAAGCGGAGCGCCTCCCTGATGTTCCTGCACGCGTTGCAGGAGCACTTCGGATTCATCTCCAAGGACGCGGTCGAGTGGACCGCCCAGAAGCTCGGTCTGCAGCCGATCAACGTTTGGGAGTTGGTGACATTCTATCCGATGTTCCGTCAGGAGCCGGCAGGAAAACATCAGCTGAAGGTCTGTCGCACCTTGAGCTGTGCGCTGGGGGGCTCGCACCAGCTGTATCATCATTTTTGCACCAAGTTCGGGCTCGATCCAAAAAAGCATGGGCTGCAGACCACGGCCGACGGCAAGTTTTCAGTGGAGTTCGTCGAATGTCTCGCCAGCTGCGGGACCGCGCCGGTGATGATGTGCAACGAGCAGTTCTACGAAGGCGTGACCACCGAAAAGGCTGACTCCATCGTGGCTCAATGCTCATGA